The following coding sequences lie in one Rutidosis leptorrhynchoides isolate AG116_Rl617_1_P2 chromosome 4, CSIRO_AGI_Rlap_v1, whole genome shotgun sequence genomic window:
- the LOC139842631 gene encoding uncharacterized protein: protein MSWVKWEDTLLPFREGGLNIGSLKGKNLALLGKWFWRAKTEPNALWVKVLKNIHGVGGLNIDSGSNEIKGKRGVWANIIRADGAIDKTGIQFGSSFVKKISDGGGTCFWTDQYQCDEPLCNKFRRLYLLDTDRSCFVKD from the coding sequence ATGTCGTGGGTTAAGTGGGAGGATACACTTCTACCCTTTAGAGAGGGTGGACTTAATATCGGGTCTTTGAAGGGAAAAAATCTCGCGTTATTGGGAAAATGGTTTTGGAGGGCGAAAACCGAGCCTAATGCTCTTTGGGTTAAAGTATTAAAAAATATCCATGGGGTGGGGGGCTTAAATATTGATTCGGGCTCTAACGAGATTAAAGGCAAACGAGGTGTATGGGCAAATATTATCCGTGCAGATGGTGCAATCGACAAGACGGGAATCCAATTCGGAAGCTCGTTCGTAAAGAAAATTAGCGACGGTGGAGGCACTTGTTTCTGGACCGATCAGTATCAATGTGATGAGCCTCTTTGCAACAAATTCAGGCGTCTTTATTTGTTAGATACTGACCGAAGCTGTTTTGTTAAAGATTGA